The sequence TTCCTTTAAGTGCTCAAGAAGAGGTATAGAATTGCCAACCAGACCTCACTGTTTTGTCTGGACATCACGGCGCGGTGAAATGCAAAAGCTCATCAAAATCTTTGATTTTTGGACTATGCATTCTGGAGAAAACATATAGACAGGACGGGCACGTGAACAACACAAAAGACGGAAAGGCTGATGACATATGAAGGCAAATAAAAACATCAACGTATGGCCTTAATCCTATGCACAGGGTTTGACTAGTGGAGCCAGTGCAGTTATGGCTGCCATATAAAGAACTGGGCCTCAAAATATCCGATATAGATAACGTGATATGAAATATCTGAAACCTACATGAGCCTGCTTGAAACGGCATCGTAATAATTATGTAGTTGCttatataaaatgttgaatATTCAGGATTTACCTTTGCATAAATAGATGCACTTTGGATTACACttttaagtttattattatttttttttttttttttgctgtacaACAGTAAAAGTAGTAGAGCTATGTCCTTACATCGCTTAACCTGCGTTTTGTTGCTATGGGAGGAGACGCCTCATATTGGATAAGTGAAATCACAAGATACAGCCTACAGTAGATGATGAACCAGCAGAAGCAGAGGGTAAAGGAGGACACAGAGATGGTTCATTTATAGAATCCCCAATAGCACTTCAATGATCCGTTGCACTgttgttatattttaattagTGCTGGCTCACAATCCTTATAAAGGTATGATGCAACTGTTGTGATACGCATGTCTGATAATTAATTTATTCTATGCGCAAAAAAGAAATAATTGCGTAAACTGCAATTCTCGCCTAAGCCAGGGCGAGCGTTTCAGCCTTGGCTGTGGCAAAAGAGAGACAGGGATAGAGGGCAGGGCACGGCGCTTGCGATCTGTCAATCGTTCTATTGTCTTCTACCCATTCCGCGCATGGAGTCTAAGGCGAATATCTTGCGGGTGATTAAAAATCGTTGTAAAAGAATGTctgctgtcattaaagcaaaagCATCCTTGAAGACCCTTAGATTAGAGCCGTGTCCATTCCACTCTTGAGAAGAGCAGCTGTAGTACAACAGGCCAGTGGCTATTGTACCGCTACAGACTATTCAAATGGTTGTTGTCGGGGGATCTTCATCAAGCAACAATAGTTCATCAATATGAATGTAACCAACCACAcagtttaatattatatatatatatatatatatatatatatatatatatatatatatatatatatatatatatatatatatatatatatatggcacaATGTTTTGTATAAAAGGAAGTAAGACATGCCTTGTTAGTAGCAAATAATTTGAAAGGAGATTGCACGGTCTTGGCTCGCCAGAGACACTTCATAATGAGAAATGCAATCACAGAAGGCCTCTTGAGAAACCTCTTCAGTTAGAAAAGTCATACTGCACATTCACTGGGAGAAGCCAGACTAACCATCTTTACTGGCAGTTCCAACATTGTGATGTCTTTACAAATGGTATACTAAAGATTTAAAGATTTATCTATGTTAACCAAAAGGTATTAAGGTCGTTGTTATTGTTGATTTCGACGTGCTATAGAAAGGCAACACAAGGTCACAGTCAATGTAGCCCAATTCTTAGGCTCCATATAGGAGCCATTCATCATAGACATAACGACTCAAGGCTGCGTGACTAAGAATAAAGAGAGATAAAATTAATCCGAATAACGAAGATGAGCGTGATGCATGGATTTGCTGCTCCGTGGTACCTGGAGAGCGCGAGACTGGAACCGTATCAAGGTTTCAGCGATTGCCACAGTGCGTAAGGGCCTGGTTAAGGCTTATGAAAGAGTGGAAGTTGTTGTACGCTTTCATTTTTGGCGCGACTACGCAGATTGATATTCTTTACTAAAGAGCCAAAGGCATCCGTCCAAAGAAATGAGCATCAAATCATTGCAATAAAAATATGGACTCAAGTCGGGTCCACAGATGAAAAACTCTCTATGTGTATTAGTTTTCGTTTACTTTTTTCTGTTTAGTGTGAAATGTATTTTGCGTATAGTGTGTAGGCCTACTCATGATTCTGTAATAAGAATGCTGAAATCTTTATCGCACTACAGCATGTGAGTTATAGGCTATATGCTAAAATGTTTCTGAATATTGAAACTTGAATTTCTCATAGCCTACTGCTCTTCATATAAGTAAAATGTGTAtgcataatacataaaaaaccTGGAATGTTATTATGATTTGGAAACCTCAAGCACATCATTGCGGAAACGATTACTAACGATAACGATTAGTATTGGTTTGACGCattccattttaatattttactaatAATACCCATTATATTAATATGTAGATAAtacataatacaatataaataatgcaataaaatatttctaatgCTAAAAAAACTTAGCAATACTCAACAGTATCAATAGTACAAAAAAAATCGGATTTTAAAATTGCGGCTTCGTGAGTGCGTTCGGATAGTGAGTTGACGACCAAATCTGAATAATGATACATGCATAAAAAACATGCATAGCAGAAATAATTACACTACAAGTAAACCattaagagagagaaaaaaatgtgaaGACCGTGTTCAGTATGCAGGCTGCGTTTTTGGCACTGTCTGAATTTGTATTTTGGTGAAGCACTGTGTCTTTAAAAGTGCAAGGATGAGTGTTGTCTGTTACTCTCGAATCAGGGCCATGTGACTATCTCTAGACTATTCTATTGGTCGAAGGCACGTGTCTAGGATACCGGAGTGTAACGTCACTGGGGGCTCgtattaaaaataagaacaaaaatcCGGAGTGAAAGTATTTCAGGAGCAGCTAGGAGCCCCACTTCTCAGAGTAGCCACTGAAGCCTCGATAGTTGCATTGCGCAGAAAACAAATAGCACCAAACTGGAAAGTTACGGTTCATCAACCTTAAACAGACAACATTCCGTGACTGGAAGGCGTAACTATGTTTTTCCTTTGTGACCACGGTGCGCAAAGGCTTTTTACTGTCGCTAAAACTCACTGACAGATTTTCTTGCTCAGTTTAAAATTTTCCTGAAGTGAACAAAGTGGACGGAGTCGCCCACAGAGTGGGGTGCGACTGCCCGAGTGCGGGAGAGCGATAAAGGGTTAAGGACGGAAAGTGGAAAGTGTGTATCAGCATGGATGAGAATGAGCAGAGCGCAAGAGACGCGGAACAGCGAGGAGCAGCGGACGAGTCCAACAGTGCCATACGACCCCTTCTGCAAGCTCCAGGGAACCTGCAGCTCCCGCACCGAATCACAAACTTCTTCATCGACAACATCCTGCGGCCGGACTTTGGCCGTAAGAAAGAGGCGAACATCACGCGCGATGAGGGCAATCACGGCGCTCGAGAGAATCACAACCCTACGGGTCCTAGCACGGGACAGGTGGGAAGTACTGTACCAACAGAGGGAACTTCCACAACGCATACGAGCAGCGGAGGAAAGAAGGCTGAGATAGAGAGCGAAGAGCCCTTGAAGCCCCGCGGGGAGAATGTGGATCAGTGCCTGGGTTCAGAATCGGATAGTTCACAGAGCAATTCAAACGGACACTCTGGTCAGCCTATGCTGTGGCCCGCTTGGGTTTACTGCACACGCTACTCGGACAGGCCGTCATCAGGTacgttttcttttattttcttaCACTATGTGCCGGGAAATCTGTTAAATGTATCCAAAGTACAAGTTCTAATCTATACTGCATTCGATTTTAATCACGCGTATTCCAATTTTAGAGCATTACAATTCTAAAACAAAACCATTGAGCTGAAATACAAACCGCCAAATTTGTGCAAATATGAACAATTCACTAAAGATATCGGAATGATTAAAATATCACATCTTTCATATTTCTGAACATTTATACTGAAACATTACTATGGGATTTATATAATCTAGCCTTAGTAAAACGACAAAGGTCCAAAAACACCAAACAGGCTTATAAACGTTCagaaaaagtataaaagtaattttaactatattttcgtaaatacagtcatatatattcttaatatatttgaattgtcttttattttaattccatACCGTTTGCTTGTGGATTGATAATGATGTAGGCTACCTAGTTTTGTTAGGCTATCGTTTTAAGGAAGGGAAAGAATAGAATGTCAAGATTGatcaattttaataaaatataagtaggttaaataagttaaaaaaaaattacagaaacGCATTTTTAACGCTGAATGGCTGTACATGAGGTTTGTTGTTTTGTCAAAGATTTTGCCCTGTAAGCCTTCCGTCTTTGTTGATATTTCATTAGCATATTTTTGACAATGGAGCAGGCCTCGTATTTACTATATTCTGCGTAAGCCGCTGCTTATGAGTGTTTGTGAGCAATGAAGTATTTTGTAACTTGAATATTTATCTAAAACGGAATTGCTAATATTTCAAAAGAGAAGAAAACATTATGTGCATACTGAATGCTAATTTAATGTAGAGCAAACTCGAACAAGAGTGGTCATTTAGCCTAGTCcgtcgatttaaaaaaaataaaataaaaaaatctatgatcTCTCAGTTACAGTTTAAACAAGAGTGCTGTGGAGTTCTGATTTACAGACTTATTTACGAGAGAGCGTGTTTCATACAGGTCTATCATTTGTATaaccttttatttttgttgaaggaAATCAATCTATCGCGCCAgtctttcattttattttcgCGTTGAAAATGTACTTTTACGTCAGCTTCTCCTGGCGCTGATTTTTTACATTCAAATATACGTTAAATTATTATCCAACTGTAGTCGGAGCGTTTTCACCGTCATTAAgctaaagttgtgtttattttcttagaGTGCTCTATAACACTATACATAACTAGTTATGATGTCGAATGGGTTAATTTCACGTATGATCGCCATATGACCATTCTCATCCCATTTCGATGTCTAAAAAGGCTTTTTTTAACCAAGAAATGTCCAATATGGAGCAAGGCGCGAATCCCTCATCAAAATTCTGCTTCATCTCTGAGGTTTCCCGCATTACCTATTAATGTAGCCTCCACTGAGCCTCCacttagagagagagagagagagagagagagagagagagagagatccatACTGCTCACACCCTAATGTGacgcaaaataaataaataaagcctaCGTAAAACAGATTCATAAATTACAACACTTCGTTGAACATGTTTACAGCCCCCTCTCTCCAGACCTTGCATGAACATAAAAACAGATTATAGGTTATTGGGACTGTTATGCAATTTGTGCTTCGCTCTAAAAAGCCGGTATGTTATTTCATCCACACACGCAGGTCCCAGATCTCGTAAACCAAAGAAGAAAAACGCAAGTAAGGAGGACAAACGACCACGCACGGCCTTCACGGCGGAGCAGCTCCAGAGACTCAAGGCCGAGTTCCAGACCAACCGCTACCTGACCGAGCAGCGACGACAAAGTCTGGCGCAGGAACTGGGCCTCAATGAATCTCAGATCAAAATCTGGTTTCAGAATAAGCGAGCCAAAATCAAAAAAGCCAGCGGCACCAAGAACGGTCTGGCACTACACCTGATGGCGCAGGGACTGTACAACCACAGCACCACGTCAAAGGAAGACAAATCAGACAGTGACTAAGACAGAGAAAACGGGGTGGGGTGGTGGAGGTGATGGGTGGGGTGGAATGGGGAGGGGGTGGGTGAGGGGGGTGCGCAAGGTTATATTTACAATGCAATAATTCAAAAGAATAAAAGGGCCAGTTAATAAATATACCAGCATTACTGACGTTAAATAGAGGCTATAGGCCTATcgaattatgtcaaaatacatTTATTGAATACAAGTCTCTTATGAAATAATGGTcaaattatttcaaaaataGGCTATATAGGAGCCGTTTTTGCACTTGGGCAGAGTGGCTCTCTTGAGAAACAAGTGTTTCTATCGCTCTTCTTTGTCATGCTTGTCACAGAACCAAGCGTTTTCCACTACTGGCGCAACGCGCGTTTACATAGCTACATTTATTAGTTATGTGGAAAAAATGCGAAAACCTTGCTTAAGTCCAAAGAGTCTTTTCTGCTGCATCCAGGCAACTGTGATATCAAATGCATTAGAGTTGTTTTATTTCCACGTTTGTCATATCATTTGGTTTGATGTTTGATACAAAATGAACGCAGCAATCGTCGGATCTCAGCAggaattttatcaaaaaaagaaaaaaaaaatactactcttttttattgtaaataaatatacCGTCTTAGCCTGGTAAATTTAAAGAGTAAATtgggggtggaaaaaaaaaattcacaaaaactTCTTTAACAGTTCATTACATTGTAGGTTATCTGGTTGAACTACCATATGAAAAAGCCTAACATATAGCTACGAAATAATATTCATAGCCTGGTCAAAACATTTCAAGTTGGTgcgctaaataaataaacaaatgtaccGCAGCGTCTTAAATCGCATACATAGTTTTATAAAAGAGCAATATAATCATCTTTTGTAGCAAAGTATGTTTAATCAGTATAATGCTGCCTATAAACGTGTAGCACTGACAATGACTTCGCTTATGCGCACTCTTGACAAAAGCCAGGATAAGCGCCACAACACATCACAcagaaatataaacaaatatataaatatacagctatatataaacacacacaactgtcgaatgaaaaaaattaagcaaACCAGCTGtttactgtatgacagatgttaAAATACTGTTTTAATGTTGAATTCATATttgttatgtatttatatagattatattaaagaaaaaaaaaactttatccAATGACCGGTGTTGCTTTTTATGTGAGAGTAGATTTCTAAGGTGTTTAAATTGCTTATTTATATTGCAATAACTTCTTTATGTGAATGAAGCGGTAATGGGGCCTTTGCATGAAAGCTGCAAACTGTCATTTAGGCATATTTACGCGTGTTTAGAAAAGTTAAAAAGGTATGATCGAGATTTAAGTTGCAGACTGTATCCATATACCAAATTGTGgaatttttactttttgaatcTCTTTGTTTTATACCTGAAAAGAGTGTGTGACTATATAGCCACCAAACTTAACACACTTTGCCTTACAAGTTCAAGTGCGAACTTAATAACACAGAACTGTGCCGAATCAGAGAAACAGTATTAATTCAATTGCATATGAGCATATCTATGAATATGGCCTTCTATCTGATATACGACATAATGAATTTACTCATCAGCGAAGATCTATCTATAAAAGCTATGTTGAaagctggaaaaaaataaaaattaagataatacaattttattttgtgtttacaGGTACTGTTTGTTACATGTGTAAATAATTTGTATCACGTACGTATTAATTGTGTAATTAACTGCCTCCTGAAATCTTGATaagaattaaataaacaataagaATAATAATTCTCAATGTCtctttaccttttttatttgcTTCATCTATAAAATTGAATAACTATCACACGCTCCAGTCTTATCTTGCTTTTTGGTTGAAAAGAACGTGCCATCCTCTCATCAAATGAGAGCTGAGCCCAGCGGACATGACGTCACGGCGCTGGCACACAAAGCTTTACCAAATCAGGAGCGAGTCGCTAATGCACCCTCAGCAGTAGCCTAAGGATTGGAGAAGCATTGCAGATGAAGCCTATATAATAATCACTATCAAACGCATGGTCGTTTGGATGTTTTTCCCATTTGTTTAACTTTTCAGTTCTCTGTATCAGCAAAATTTTGTTGTAACCCTTTACCCTGCCCCATGCACCATGACATGAGACGACAAAGACAGTCATTGCCATAGAGGCGCTGGATGGCTTACAAGTGACTTTATCCCATAACTAGCCTTTAAAATCACTATCGATACCAAATAACATGAAGAGACAAATaattataataggcctatatatcTGCAGGTTTGCTTCCCACTTACTGAAATGCTCACACAAGGAACCTCTGTAACCCAGAGTTATGCTTATTCATAGCCTTATAAAAATACGCCAGACTTACATACGTTATtatagttataaaaaaatacGGAACCTGTTAAATTAAGAGCATCTGCCGGACCGAAATAAAGAACAGGACGTTCGGGGAGACTGGGACTCAAGAGTGAACCTATTTTCAGCTGGAAAAACAAATGATATTCCCAAATAAATACCCGTTACGCAGATATCAACATGCAAATTAGACTAGTTATTAGTTGTATTTAGACATGGAACAGAAACAATAGCTAATGCTTTTAGATAATGACTACTGCTTTTAGAAAACACGAACTTTATTAGCCTAATTCCTGCAAAAATATCATAGGAAGAACCATTGCTTTTgacaaaagtattaattaacAGTCATTGTTAACTTTATTGAAAACAACTgctaaataaacacatttatttatttgtagctAATTTCGGTTAATCTTGAAGTGCTAAATTTAAACCGAAAGCTAAAATTGAACTTAAATGTGCAATAACAATTAATAGAATTAATTCAAatctcaaaaattaaaatgattataaaaGGTCACAACCATAAACTTCAACCACCAGACGAAATAATACCCTGGTCACATATCAGCCTTTTAACTCCTGGATTTGATCGAAAGTGTTAcgcaaaataactaaaaaaaataaaaaataaaaaaaatccgtAAGACTTGaagacaaagaaagaaaatatttaaatgaaattatgaaaggtactttttttattaaataaaaacaaaaacaatttgaaACAAATGCGTTTGGGGTAAAAGCAAAATCTGGTTAGATGcaagttttattatttatatatgtgcAGTAGGCTAACAAACTTTATTCAAACTTTGTAGGCCACCTAATATCTTGTAATATTAACAGACCAACAAACTTCATACAAACTTTGTAGACCTAATACAATGTTCTAGAACATTAGCagaccaaaaaaaaatcattttatttttacatacaaaataaaaataaaatcagaaaatTTGCTTTTAAACCAACAAAGCAAGGTAACAATGTTGGATGTGACAAATAAAACTAATGTTTGCAAAGGGGCTGCAGGAGAGACAACAGGACTCAACTACATCCAAACAACTTTTTAAACATACAAAAGACTGTCTTTTTAGTAGCAGTTAGGAGAGTCACTCAAAGAGTAACTTGACTTTCtctaaaaatatgtaaatgattttcagtaaaaaaaaaaaaaaatcatctggtcATAGGCTACCTGTCCTCTGGGGGGAGGTGAAGGGGGGGCACGGACAACTGGCATTTCCCATGCACTGACCTGCTCAATGACAATGCCTCATCTACATTTCTTTTCTAGCACTCCTTGTATGAGGAAGTGATGCCCAATGGTTGAGGGGAGAGGTCCCTGACTGGCTTTCTATAGAGCAaaagtatgtgtgtttgtgtgtgagtaaaGTAatgagatagacagacagagagagggagagagagatttagaaacagagagggagagaaagaaacCCCAAATGAAGGTCAAAACCTCCTGTCATGGCTGCAGGTGGCTCATTTCCTCTGAACAGTCCCCAATCCTGCCCACATCCCCTTCAGCTCTCGCTTTCTCCACCTTACACCCACATTtaactctctctccctctccctttctctctctcacacacacacacgctatatattatatattatatatatatctcagagGGTATAAGTATAAATTAGTGAATAATGCTCAGAAGAGTCTAGAGTAAGGAAGTAATTGTCAGCGATTGTAAACTGTACTCCAAACTTACACTGTTGTATCAAGATACACATCAAGATTATACACTTCTGGCCATGACAGAGTGCTTCATTAATGGCAATGTTCCTACATTTCtaataaattttacaatttcAATCAAATTTCAACTTTGCCTGATATCATGGCAATTCAGACAAACAACAGAAAAGCCCGAGGTGGAGGGAAAATATCAGAATACGGATGTCTACTCGTCTGCTTTCCATACAAAAGATCCACACACCCTCAACCCCCCAAACTCCAAACACTCCCACTGTGCTTTTCTGCCCTGAGTTCTCCAAACGCTTCCTATGGACCACTGAGGAATGCGCCTGCAAGGTTCGGAAACGTCATTAAAGGAGTGAAGGATGCAAATGGAGGACAAAAGGGATGACATCAGGCCGATTTCACACCAGGCCCTCGGATGGCCAGACCCAAGCCAGGGTTCTTACTACGCACCGCAGATCAAAAAGACTGCTGCACATACGCAGACCGGTCCGGCAAAGGAACGAAAGGGATGGCAAAGAATGCTAATCCGCaggacaaatatattttaatcttGTTACAATACAAGTTAATGCTGCAGCTAGTTGATGGGAATGAGTTGAAGAAAAGGGTATTCCATTTTACCTCAATGCTAATTTATCAATGTTGTTTACAGGTGCACACAGACAACTACTTCTTTAGCTCAGAAACTACACAACAAGTCTGCTTATTTTCACTGAGATCGAGTGGAAGACCATTCAAGTTACCTTGAAATACTTCACAGAACATCACCTGACTAATATGTATCTTGATTCTATTCCATAATGAGAGAAAATGGATACAAGATGGAGTCAGTTACACTGTAACATACTTTAGAACTATATCATAACTAAACCAATGTAGGACCCTCTTGTTTAACATATTAGAGTTTTCAgaaaggaacacacacacaaatacacacatacacagggGTTGGCTTTTCATTTAGGGGAAAGCTCACTGGTGGTGTCAGTGACCTCTACTGAAACCCCAGCAGGGCTCTGACATGCAAAG is a genomic window of Megalobrama amblycephala isolate DHTTF-2021 linkage group LG3, ASM1881202v1, whole genome shotgun sequence containing:
- the en2a gene encoding homeobox protein engrailed-2a, giving the protein MDENEQSARDAEQRGAADESNSAIRPLLQAPGNLQLPHRITNFFIDNILRPDFGRKKEANITRDEGNHGARENHNPTGPSTGQVGSTVPTEGTSTTHTSSGGKKAEIESEEPLKPRGENVDQCLGSESDSSQSNSNGHSGQPMLWPAWVYCTRYSDRPSSGPRSRKPKKKNASKEDKRPRTAFTAEQLQRLKAEFQTNRYLTEQRRQSLAQELGLNESQIKIWFQNKRAKIKKASGTKNGLALHLMAQGLYNHSTTSKEDKSDSD